The segment aaataaaatatattaaatttagctGTGCTATTTACTttactgaaacaaaaaaaaaacaccttaaatataaaatgtactaacataatttattaaaaataatgagaggAAATTTAATTGTACCCATTATTAATACTTGTTAAGTGTAATAATTCATcacgtgaataaaaaaaaaatatttattgtagaAAATTGCAGTTTTAATCAACTCTTAATGGCTTCCTGTGACTTTTTCTTCGATTCCAggtcttcaaatatttttaaaatgaacggCGGGTTACTTTCCCACAGTTTATGACTTGGATTAAGGATATATTTACGAGGCGTTTGACAAGTTTTACATATGCAATCGACATAGGAGTGTTCTTTGGCCTTTTCGACAACAACTACATCGCAACTTTTATCGGGAACGAGACACGTGGAGCACTTTCGACAGAAATTTCGCTTGATTTTTGGATCTCTACgggaaaaaattgacagaaatttgcatttttacaagaaattcattgaaaaaaattaaaaaacttacattcgATAAACGCATTTCTTGCCTAACGTCTTCATCGAAGAGCCGTACAAGCTGGAAAGTTGGTTCAATTTGAATTCCGAAGCTAATTTCgagatattttgtaaaaattccaATCGATGCAGCATGTCAGGATTCCCTTTTTTCggttttgatttctttttcacacatttttgttggttttttcccttattttcgggattttttgccatttcccGTGTTTTTGTTTATGCCGCCAGCTGATTTTGACGTTTCATTTGACATTTCTCGCACGTGTGATTTGTTTTGCTCTCGCATTTTTCCGAAAGTTTTTCACGATAAAGTACTCGAACCATGGAGGAAAAGGACCTAAGTTTCCATCAAATGGAATTAGATGACCGAATCTTGAAAGGAATTGCAAAATTGGGATGGTTGAAGCCCACAAAGATTCAGGAGAAGGCAATTCCGCTGATTCTCGAAGGAAAAGACGTTTTGATACGAGCAAAGACCGGATCTGGCAAAACTGCGGCTTTTGTGGTGcctttattgcaaaaaatcatcaagtcCAAACAGCATGAGCAGGAACAGAAAGTCAGTTCGTTGATTTTGGCGCCCACGAAGGAGTTGTGTGATCAGATTTTGAAGGTAAAATGCGTTTTTTACTCGATTTTGGGTCGATTTTTGACcgtaaagtaacttttttcgtCGTAGGTAACGCAAGAATTGACCCGAAAGTGTGAAAGAACGATCCGAGCGATTGATTTGTCGTCGAAACAAGACACATCTGCCCAAAAAGTGCTTTTATTGGAACGTCCTGACATCATTATCGCCACGCCAACGAGGATTTTGACCCATATCCGTCAAGAAAATGTATCTCTCAAGGAGTCTCTTGAGACTTTAGTCGTAGATGAAGCGGATTTGATCTTTTCTTTCGGTTTTAAGAACGATTTGAACCTTTTATTGGAACAATTGCCGGCTGTTTATCAGTCTGTACTTGCTTCGGCGACGTTGAATACCGATGTGAACAATCTCAAGGCAGTAATTTTGCATAATCCAGTCATTTTAAAGCTCGAAGAACCAGATTTGCCGCCGCAAACGCAAATAACGCACTATTATTTGTATGCCGAGGAGTTGGAAAAAGCCACAGTTTTATTGTCGCTCATAAAATTACACTTATTGCGTGGTAAAAACATCATTTACGTCAATTCCGTGGATCGATGTTACAAATTGAAGCTGTTTCTCGCCCAATTTCGGATACGTTGTTGCGTTCTCAACTCGGAGTTGCCCGTAAAAGTGCGTTGTCATGCCGTAAATCAGTTCAATCAAGGCGTTTATGACACTTTAATCGCTTCCGACGAGAAATTCGTGCAAAATCCAACCCATGGCAAAgataaaaaggacaaaaaagacaaagaat is part of the Culicoides brevitarsis isolate CSIRO-B50_1 chromosome 3, AGI_CSIRO_Cbre_v1, whole genome shotgun sequence genome and harbors:
- the LOC134834997 gene encoding probable ATP-dependent RNA helicase DDX56, with translation MEEKDLSFHQMELDDRILKGIAKLGWLKPTKIQEKAIPLILEGKDVLIRAKTGSGKTAAFVVPLLQKIIKSKQHEQEQKVSSLILAPTKELCDQILKVTQELTRKCERTIRAIDLSSKQDTSAQKVLLLERPDIIIATPTRILTHIRQENVSLKESLETLVVDEADLIFSFGFKNDLNLLLEQLPAVYQSVLASATLNTDVNNLKAVILHNPVILKLEEPDLPPQTQITHYYLYAEELEKATVLLSLIKLHLLRGKNIIYVNSVDRCYKLKLFLAQFRIRCCVLNSELPVKVRCHAVNQFNQGVYDTLIASDEKFVQNPTHGKDKKDKKDKESGVGRGIDFLQVSNVVNFDFPCDIESYIHRAGRTARATNTGCVLSLVAVSEKEQFDATQAHLRKMYVVDDDPIRQFKFKMDEVEPFKYRSMDAWRAITKQIIKEARACELKNEIFNSEKLKGFFDDNPRDLHVLRHDTTVQPTQVNPQLGEVPEYIVPQSLKRIVGVVTKKRGARFNQQQKRKSRDDPLKVAKVDFAKKKRKI